A stretch of the Dehalococcoidales bacterium genome encodes the following:
- the dapB gene encoding 4-hydroxy-tetrahydrodipicolinate reductase, translated as MTPIRVAVNGALGRMGQEVVKAVCADRDTQLVGAIESNISDEYLVLPGNSGRVPFSSDLEQILTDCKPDVLVDFTIASASFTAALTALEHKVSLVIGTTGFKEDQIDQIAKLAEKQGTGVVLAPNFALGAVIMTYLSKISAKYFDYAEIIELHHQLKVDAPSGTAIKTAMAIEEGRDGKPAGVMPEQRDIESRGKEVCGVPIHSVRLPGILARQEVRFGMAGQTLTIIHDTTSRECYMPGVLLAIKEVINRKGLVFGLESLLGL; from the coding sequence ATGACACCGATACGCGTAGCAGTAAATGGCGCTTTGGGCAGAATGGGGCAAGAAGTGGTTAAAGCGGTTTGTGCAGACCGTGACACGCAGCTTGTCGGCGCAATTGAATCGAATATATCCGATGAATATTTGGTGCTCCCCGGTAACTCGGGGAGAGTGCCTTTTTCATCGGATTTAGAACAAATACTTACCGATTGCAAACCGGACGTTTTAGTTGATTTTACGATTGCCTCCGCTTCTTTTACCGCCGCCCTAACGGCACTGGAGCATAAAGTAAGCTTGGTAATCGGCACCACCGGGTTCAAAGAAGATCAAATCGATCAAATAGCCAAACTGGCGGAGAAGCAAGGTACAGGTGTAGTTTTAGCCCCTAATTTTGCCCTCGGAGCAGTTATTATGACTTATCTGTCCAAGATTTCAGCAAAGTATTTTGATTATGCCGAAATAATCGAACTGCACCACCAGCTTAAAGTAGACGCACCGTCGGGAACCGCCATTAAAACCGCGATGGCCATTGAAGAAGGCCGAGACGGGAAGCCGGCGGGGGTTATGCCCGAACAGCGCGATATTGAAAGCCGCGGTAAAGAAGTCTGCGGAGTACCGATTCACAGCGTGCGCTTGCCCGGAATACTGGCAAGGCAAGAAGTCCGTTTCGGAATGGCGGGACAAACCCTAACTATTATTCACGATACCACCAGCAGAGAATGCTATATGCCGGGGGTATTGTTGGCAATTAAAGAAGTAATCAATCGCAAAGGGCTGGTATTCGGATTGGAATCCCTGTTGGGATTGTAG
- a CDS encoding aspartate-semialdehyde dehydrogenase, with product MKGYKLAVVGATGMVGQEFLKILEQRQFPIESITLLASDRSAGKKVFFNHQEIEVKETTATSFKGIDIALFSAGAEISRYFAPIAAQSGAVVIDNSSAWRMDPKVPLVVPEINPEDIKKHKGIIANPNCSTIQMVVALNPLHQKNPIKRIIVSTYQSVSGTGVAAIDELTNQAKQILNGNTVVPHVYSHQIAFNVLPEIDVFLDNAYTKEEWKMVEETRKILHNDDIAISATCVRVPVFNSHSEAINVEFTNSITPDEARRILHKAPGVKLMDDPAISLYPQPYSAAGTDDVFVGRIRTDVSHSNSLVMWVVADNIRKGAALNTIQIAEEIIKRNWLQPNGGE from the coding sequence ATGAAGGGTTACAAATTAGCTGTTGTCGGCGCAACGGGAATGGTTGGACAGGAATTTCTTAAAATCTTGGAACAACGTCAGTTCCCGATTGAATCGATTACTTTACTGGCCTCCGACCGCTCAGCGGGCAAAAAGGTGTTCTTTAATCACCAAGAGATTGAAGTTAAAGAAACAACAGCAACCTCTTTTAAGGGCATTGATATTGCCTTATTCTCGGCAGGCGCCGAAATCAGCCGCTATTTTGCACCGATTGCAGCACAATCCGGTGCAGTTGTAATTGATAACAGTTCGGCATGGAGGATGGACCCTAAGGTACCCCTGGTAGTCCCTGAAATAAACCCCGAAGATATTAAGAAACACAAAGGGATTATTGCCAACCCGAACTGCTCAACAATTCAAATGGTAGTGGCGCTCAATCCGTTACACCAAAAAAATCCGATTAAACGAATTATTGTCAGCACTTATCAATCCGTATCGGGGACCGGAGTCGCCGCCATAGACGAACTTACCAATCAGGCAAAACAAATCCTAAACGGAAACACCGTGGTACCCCACGTCTACTCACACCAAATTGCCTTTAATGTACTGCCAGAAATCGACGTTTTCCTTGATAACGCCTACACCAAAGAAGAATGGAAAATGGTGGAAGAAACAAGGAAGATTTTACACAACGATGATATCGCTATTTCCGCAACCTGTGTTCGCGTGCCGGTCTTTAACAGCCATAGCGAGGCAATCAACGTTGAATTTACCAATTCGATAACACCCGATGAAGCAAGGCGCATTTTACACAAGGCGCCGGGTGTCAAACTAATGGATGACCCTGCCATCAGCCTTTATCCGCAACCCTATTCGGCTGCCGGCACCGATGATGTATTTGTCGGGCGAATTCGCACCGACGTTTCTCATTCAAACAGCTTGGTAATGTGGGTTGTTGCGGATAACATAAGAAAAGGGGCCGCACTAAATACGATTCAGATTGCCGAAGAAATCATTAAAAGAAATTGGCTCCAACCTAACGGAGGTGAATAA